A genomic region of Desulfosarcina ovata subsp. ovata contains the following coding sequences:
- a CDS encoding adenosine kinase yields MKLKNGSRRIVGLGSALVDVLVNESDDFIRKIGVEKGGMTLVDLPTLEKVMADASTEPSIVPGGSACNTAVGVGCLGGQARFVGKRGSDDTGQFFHQGLVERGVDPLLMTSELPTGRVLSIITPDAQRTMLTYLGASADTQPEEITPDCFADSALVHMEGYLLFNPDLMTASLKAAKDAGALISLDLASFTVVEQSKALLDDIIERYVDVLIANEDEALAYTGIKDENEALAQLARHVDVAVLKVGARGSYIQHDGRAYRIPAQGSGAAVDTTGAGDLWASGFLYGLVNGFGHEHSGRLASACGFEVCQVVGADIPADAWTRIRKQLEE; encoded by the coding sequence TTGAAACTGAAAAATGGAAGCCGGCGTATTGTGGGGCTTGGATCGGCCCTGGTGGATGTACTGGTGAATGAAAGCGATGACTTTATCCGAAAAATCGGTGTGGAAAAAGGCGGGATGACCCTGGTGGATCTGCCGACCCTCGAAAAGGTAATGGCTGACGCCTCCACCGAACCCAGTATCGTGCCCGGCGGGTCGGCCTGCAATACGGCCGTGGGGGTGGGATGCCTGGGCGGACAGGCCCGTTTTGTCGGCAAGCGGGGAAGTGACGACACCGGTCAATTTTTTCATCAGGGCCTGGTCGAGCGAGGGGTGGATCCCTTGCTGATGACATCCGAACTGCCGACCGGGCGAGTGCTTTCCATTATTACCCCGGATGCCCAGCGGACCATGCTCACCTATCTGGGGGCTTCGGCCGATACCCAGCCCGAGGAGATCACCCCGGATTGTTTCGCGGACAGCGCCCTGGTGCATATGGAGGGATACCTTCTCTTCAATCCCGATTTGATGACGGCTTCGCTGAAAGCGGCCAAGGACGCCGGCGCCCTGATCTCACTGGATCTGGCCAGCTTCACGGTCGTTGAGCAGTCCAAAGCGTTGCTCGATGATATTATCGAGCGCTATGTGGATGTACTGATTGCCAATGAGGATGAAGCCCTGGCCTACACGGGCATCAAAGACGAAAACGAAGCCCTGGCCCAGCTCGCCCGGCATGTGGACGTGGCGGTGCTGAAAGTCGGTGCCCGGGGCAGTTACATTCAGCACGACGGACGGGCGTACCGGATTCCTGCCCAGGGGTCGGGGGCTGCCGTGGATACCACCGGTGCCGGGGATCTTTGGGCGTCCGGGTTTTTATACGGATTGGTTAATGGTTTTGGCCATGAACACAGTGGCCGGCTTGCCTCGGCATGTGGTTTTGAGGTATGTCAGGTGGTCGGCGCCGATATCCCCGCCGATGCATGGACACGGATTCGAAAACAGCTGGAGGAATAA
- a CDS encoding tetratricopeptide repeat protein has product MAKGSVSRKQLLKEPDKFITFSGKLIAFGRSNLKAILIGAGVMIALVVVVVTVRQMADRNERRASMLTEKAMAKYSAALQDTDSKTAFDRIKHDFSALFDQYGSRRAVRIARIVYADISYQAGDADTAVAMYKRALDDFEQSSALKNIIVSGLGHAYALKKEYPESIRYFKMISDGQEKTLKGDALFNMACLYEAGGEKEKSTAMFQQLLADFPGSMYEALARERISG; this is encoded by the coding sequence ATGGCCAAAGGATCGGTTTCACGAAAACAACTGCTCAAGGAGCCTGACAAATTTATCACCTTTTCAGGAAAGCTGATCGCTTTTGGGCGGTCCAACCTGAAAGCGATTCTGATTGGTGCCGGGGTTATGATTGCCCTGGTGGTGGTGGTGGTAACGGTCCGCCAGATGGCCGATCGCAATGAGCGCCGGGCTTCAATGTTGACCGAAAAAGCCATGGCCAAGTACTCGGCGGCACTTCAGGACACCGATTCCAAAACCGCATTCGATCGGATAAAACATGATTTTTCAGCGCTTTTTGATCAATATGGATCGCGGCGAGCCGTGCGTATCGCCCGTATCGTCTATGCTGATATCAGTTACCAGGCCGGAGACGCCGATACGGCCGTTGCCATGTATAAACGTGCATTGGACGATTTTGAGCAGTCATCGGCGCTGAAAAATATTATTGTCAGCGGTCTTGGGCATGCCTATGCCCTGAAAAAAGAGTACCCGGAATCCATCCGCTATTTCAAAATGATCTCCGATGGTCAGGAAAAGACCTTGAAGGGCGATGCCCTGTTCAACATGGCCTGCCTATATGAAGCCGGCGGTGAAAAGGAGAAAAGCACGGCCATGTTTCAGCAGCTGCTGGCCGATTTCCCGGGGTCGATGTATGAAGCGCTGGCCAGGGAGCGGATCAGTGGTTGA
- a CDS encoding sigma-54-dependent transcriptional regulator: METILIVDDERNYTLILAAVLEDVGFETLTANNGAEALDTLAQSDVDLVLTDMKMPGMDGIELLARIKQTDADLPVIMMTAHGSVEKAVEAMQKGAYNYILKPFDNEQLVLYAKKAASMYQVVKENRQLRSTVENRYSFHNIIGKSKAMQDVFGMIRKVAPASATVLIEGASGTGKELVASALHFNSPRKDKPFVAVNCSALAETLLESELFGHEKGAFTGAVSMKKGRFEIADGGTLFLDEIGELSAGLQVKLLRVLQERVIERVGGTKPIPVNIRLVAATNKSLKSEVAAGNFREDLFYRLNVVPITLPPLRERLEDIRPLVHHFIAKYQDERSAGAPVTGIDREVERLFYEYDWPGNVRELENVIERAVVMSPEAIVQVSDLPKDFIDNAHSTLHMDGIPVDANLYDTLALVEKNMIVRALKKANYVQTHAAELLGIGKSGLNQKIKKYKLFEKNKP, translated from the coding sequence ATGGAAACCATTCTGATTGTTGACGATGAACGAAATTATACGCTGATCCTGGCCGCCGTGCTCGAGGATGTCGGTTTTGAAACCCTGACCGCCAATAATGGGGCCGAGGCACTGGATACACTTGCGCAATCTGATGTGGACCTGGTGTTGACGGACATGAAAATGCCCGGCATGGACGGAATCGAACTGCTGGCCCGCATCAAACAAACCGATGCCGACCTTCCGGTCATCATGATGACCGCCCATGGCTCGGTAGAAAAGGCCGTCGAGGCCATGCAGAAGGGGGCCTACAATTACATCTTGAAGCCCTTCGACAACGAACAGTTGGTGCTGTACGCAAAAAAGGCAGCCTCCATGTACCAGGTCGTCAAAGAGAACCGCCAACTGCGCAGCACCGTGGAAAACCGCTACAGTTTCCACAATATCATCGGAAAAAGCAAAGCCATGCAGGATGTGTTCGGGATGATCCGCAAAGTTGCCCCGGCATCGGCAACGGTTCTGATCGAGGGAGCCAGTGGAACCGGAAAAGAACTCGTGGCCAGCGCCCTGCATTTCAACAGCCCCAGAAAAGACAAACCCTTCGTGGCGGTAAATTGTTCGGCCTTGGCCGAAACGCTTTTGGAAAGCGAACTCTTCGGCCATGAGAAAGGAGCGTTTACCGGTGCGGTATCCATGAAAAAGGGACGTTTTGAAATCGCTGACGGCGGGACCCTGTTTCTGGATGAAATCGGTGAACTTTCAGCAGGCCTTCAGGTAAAACTGCTACGCGTACTCCAGGAGCGGGTGATCGAGCGCGTCGGTGGCACCAAGCCCATTCCGGTGAACATCCGTCTGGTCGCGGCGACCAATAAATCCCTCAAATCGGAGGTGGCCGCCGGGAATTTCCGAGAGGACCTTTTTTATCGTCTCAACGTCGTCCCGATCACCTTGCCGCCGCTACGGGAACGGCTGGAGGATATCCGGCCTCTGGTTCACCATTTTATCGCCAAATACCAAGATGAACGAAGCGCCGGCGCACCGGTAACCGGAATCGATCGTGAGGTTGAACGGCTCTTTTACGAATATGATTGGCCCGGAAATGTGCGGGAACTTGAAAATGTCATCGAACGGGCTGTGGTCATGTCACCCGAGGCGATCGTTCAGGTATCGGATCTGCCCAAGGATTTTATCGACAACGCCCACAGCACCCTGCACATGGACGGAATCCCGGTGGATGCCAATTTATACGACACATTGGCCCTTGTGGAAAAAAACATGATCGTCCGGGCCCTGAAGAAGGCCAATTATGTTCAGACCCACGCGGCCGAACTGCTGGGCATCGGCAAAAGCGGACTGAATCAGAAAATCAAAAAATACAAGCTGTTTGAAAAGAACAAACCATAA
- a CDS encoding sensor histidine kinase has product MKPLNTAERVKPFRLVKYFTFTSLIVIFIGTIILSVLNTHWVRSMQYQKSEDYALLLIENLNHQVFLQFILPVGLKYGKIELRHKEQFERMDNVVRSTLHSFKVEMVNIYSKDDIIAYSFSEDLVGKQNLGGTSFSGAIDGKASSKLVQNGTFWEILLGIPKKIKIITFAPLRAEKPLSPISGPVLGVIEIRQDLSSDYQQIFKYQVLVICTISIVMGILLLTLIFVVKRGEGIIEKRALERIRLKDQLAKAKHLSSLGEMIAGVSHEIRNPLGIISSSAELLKKKMGPREPLNGIADIIVTEARRLNNIITDFLNYARPKAPNRSTCHINDVLDKNILFLDQQIKDKGYVIKTVFDNHHPCILADSDMLYQAFLNLLINAMQAMPDGGAIMITTHAEEDALWLYIEDEGDGVSPAVMEKIWDPFFTTKEKGTGLGLGIVKNIIEANDGMIRIDNRREKGARVTVKFPLDQEAQ; this is encoded by the coding sequence ATGAAACCATTGAACACAGCCGAGCGAGTCAAACCCTTTCGCTTGGTCAAGTATTTCACGTTTACCAGTCTGATTGTTATTTTTATTGGTACGATCATTCTCTCCGTTCTCAACACCCACTGGGTTCGGTCAATGCAGTACCAGAAAAGCGAAGATTACGCATTGCTGCTGATTGAAAACCTGAACCATCAGGTCTTTTTGCAGTTCATCCTCCCTGTGGGCTTGAAGTACGGCAAAATCGAACTGCGCCACAAGGAACAGTTCGAAAGGATGGACAATGTCGTCCGCAGCACCCTGCACAGTTTCAAAGTGGAGATGGTCAACATTTATAGTAAGGACGACATCATTGCATACAGTTTCTCGGAGGATCTGGTTGGAAAGCAAAATCTTGGCGGGACCTCCTTTAGCGGGGCTATCGATGGAAAGGCATCCTCCAAGCTGGTCCAAAACGGAACTTTTTGGGAAATTCTGCTGGGGATTCCAAAAAAGATTAAAATTATTACCTTTGCCCCACTGCGCGCCGAAAAACCATTATCGCCCATTTCGGGCCCCGTATTGGGCGTGATCGAAATCAGGCAGGATCTCTCCAGCGATTATCAACAGATCTTCAAATATCAGGTTCTGGTGATCTGCACCATCAGCATCGTGATGGGAATCTTGCTGCTCACATTGATATTTGTGGTTAAGCGCGGAGAAGGAATCATCGAAAAACGGGCGCTCGAGCGAATCCGTCTCAAAGACCAACTGGCTAAGGCGAAGCATCTTTCATCACTGGGTGAAATGATTGCCGGCGTATCCCATGAAATCAGGAATCCGCTGGGCATTATCAGTAGTTCGGCTGAACTGTTAAAGAAAAAAATGGGGCCCCGGGAACCGCTGAACGGAATTGCCGATATCATCGTCACCGAGGCACGGCGCCTGAACAATATCATTACCGATTTTCTGAACTACGCAAGACCGAAAGCGCCCAACCGCAGCACCTGTCACATCAATGACGTGCTTGATAAAAACATCCTTTTCCTCGATCAGCAGATCAAAGACAAGGGATATGTGATAAAAACCGTGTTCGACAACCATCATCCATGCATTCTCGCCGACAGCGATATGCTTTACCAGGCGTTTCTCAACCTGTTGATCAATGCCATGCAGGCGATGCCCGATGGCGGCGCCATCATGATCACCACCCATGCGGAAGAAGACGCCCTGTGGCTCTATATTGAGGATGAGGGAGATGGCGTTTCACCCGCAGTCATGGAAAAAATCTGGGATCCTTTTTTTACCACCAAAGAAAAAGGGACCGGCCTGGGTCTCGGCATCGTAAAAAACATTATCGAGGCCAACGACGGTATGATTCGAATCGACAACCGCCGTGAAAAAGGGGCCCGCGTGACCGTCAAATTCCCATTGGACCAGGAGGCACAGTGA
- a CDS encoding helix-turn-helix transcriptional regulator codes for MVKNSLKEIRESLLMSKSELAREANVSPITITRIEEGKPCRLETKRKILLALGYSLSDSKKIFGE; via the coding sequence ATGGTGAAGAATTCGTTAAAAGAAATTAGAGAGTCCCTTTTGATGAGCAAGTCGGAACTGGCGAGAGAAGCAAATGTCTCCCCGATAACGATTACGCGGATTGAAGAGGGTAAGCCGTGTCGGCTGGAGACCAAAAGGAAGATATTGCTGGCCCTGGGATACAGTCTTTCGGATAGTAAAAAAATTTTTGGTGAATAA
- the pilM gene encoding type IV pilus biogenesis protein PilM, whose product MLFAKKDRLIGLDIGSRSIKAAEISETKKGRTLERFGIIDIPQGLIEDGAIKDAEQVSDTIRQLFKNYGIKGQNVALSIGGYSVIVKKINVQAMSDDQLQDTISFEAEQYIPFDIADVNLDFQILGENENNPNQMNVLLVAAKKEMVNDYVNLAQMAGLNPCIIDVDAFALQNIYEFNYAPAEDENIALIDIGASKTSLNILKGSTSVFMRDVSLGCGQINQKISSLIDCSLEEAEQIKFGDQSEKITSGDLTDIISSVVSDWCTEIRRALDFFYSTYPDDQIKKIVLSGGGGNIKEFRQLLSVETSAEVTTINPFDGLHIDENRFDVEFLKRISPQASISMGLATRKVDDK is encoded by the coding sequence ATGCTTTTTGCAAAAAAAGATCGACTTATTGGCCTTGACATCGGATCAAGATCCATAAAAGCGGCAGAGATATCCGAGACCAAGAAGGGCCGAACCCTTGAGCGATTCGGGATTATCGATATCCCTCAGGGCTTGATTGAGGACGGTGCCATCAAAGATGCGGAGCAAGTGTCCGATACCATTCGCCAATTATTCAAAAACTATGGAATCAAAGGACAAAACGTTGCCCTTTCCATCGGCGGGTATTCGGTGATTGTGAAAAAGATCAACGTCCAGGCCATGTCCGACGACCAACTGCAGGATACCATCAGTTTTGAAGCAGAACAGTACATCCCGTTTGACATTGCCGATGTCAATCTGGATTTCCAGATTCTGGGAGAGAATGAAAACAATCCCAACCAGATGAACGTTTTGTTGGTTGCCGCCAAGAAGGAAATGGTCAACGATTATGTGAACCTTGCCCAGATGGCGGGACTCAATCCCTGCATCATTGATGTGGACGCATTTGCGCTGCAGAACATTTATGAATTCAATTATGCACCGGCTGAAGATGAGAATATCGCCCTCATCGACATTGGCGCCAGTAAGACCTCGTTGAATATCCTAAAAGGCAGCACTTCGGTTTTCATGAGAGACGTCTCTCTCGGTTGCGGTCAGATCAATCAGAAGATCTCATCTTTGATCGATTGTTCTCTCGAAGAAGCCGAACAGATCAAATTCGGGGATCAGTCGGAAAAAATAACCAGCGGTGATCTTACCGATATCATCTCTTCTGTGGTTTCCGATTGGTGTACCGAGATCAGGCGAGCATTGGACTTTTTCTATTCAACCTACCCCGATGATCAGATTAAAAAGATTGTGCTCAGCGGAGGTGGTGGCAATATAAAAGAATTCAGGCAGCTGTTGTCGGTTGAAACGTCTGCGGAGGTGACCACGATCAACCCCTTTGATGGGCTTCATATCGATGAAAATCGGTTTGATGTGGAGTTCCTTAAACGCATATCACCCCAGGCCTCAATCAGCATGGGACTGGCAACGAGAAAAGTTGATGATAAATGA
- a CDS encoding PilN domain-containing protein, giving the protein MIRINLLPFRAARKKENVRRQLSIFLLSLFLIVIVASWFSFYLSGKVKTLNAKIKDTKAQVEKYNKINKEIAEIKNKLAILNKKIEVIKSLDLTRKAPVELLDDMSRLVVDKQMWLTHLEDRSGKIKVAGVALDNPTVAEYMTRIDSSARYTNVKLVSINQDTSIKELKLKRFDIRFEKAPQKTESK; this is encoded by the coding sequence ATGATACGCATAAATTTACTCCCATTTCGCGCCGCACGTAAAAAAGAGAATGTCAGACGACAGTTATCCATATTTTTGTTGTCCCTTTTTCTAATTGTTATTGTTGCCTCCTGGTTCAGTTTTTATTTGTCCGGTAAAGTAAAAACACTAAACGCTAAAATTAAAGATACCAAGGCGCAGGTAGAAAAATACAATAAAATCAACAAAGAAATTGCAGAGATCAAGAACAAACTGGCGATACTCAATAAAAAGATCGAAGTTATCAAATCCCTGGATTTGACAAGGAAGGCTCCGGTCGAATTGCTTGACGACATGTCCAGACTGGTTGTTGATAAACAGATGTGGCTTACCCATCTGGAAGACCGATCCGGCAAGATCAAGGTCGCCGGCGTTGCCTTGGACAACCCCACTGTCGCGGAATATATGACAAGGATCGACTCTTCGGCACGCTACACCAACGTCAAATTGGTATCCATCAATCAGGATACATCAATTAAAGAACTAAAGTTGAAGCGATTTGATATCAGATTCGAGAAAGCTCCCCAAAAAACGGAATCCAAATAG